The Pelmatolapia mariae isolate MD_Pm_ZW linkage group LG10_11, Pm_UMD_F_2, whole genome shotgun sequence genome includes a region encoding these proteins:
- the f11r.1 gene encoding F11 receptor, tandem duplicate 1, with protein sequence MTVRGVLWLLLFSGAAVGVSGYSVTTSNPNVRVEENKGVDLTCSYSGDFGSNILLRWKFKDRKGSQVFVVHDGKPTAPYADRLTVDGTNLRFSKVTRKDNGVYTCEITSADKTQVGETDVTLTVLVPPSVPFCNVPSSVTTGRTAILSCFDESASPRPTYRWYKNNVLMPDNPSNVAGFKNATYKLNSTSGELKYPAAAKTDTAEYYCESVNDAGPPQKCRAMKMEVRDLNTGGIVAGVIVALLLVALLIFAIWFAKKKGYLPAKKESSSKMNASYHPPPSGGGDDADFTQKSSFVV encoded by the exons ATGACTGTGAGAGGAGTCCTTTGGCTGCTTTTGTTCTCTGGCGCAGCCGTAG GTGTAAGTGGATATTCGGTCACTACTTCAAACCCAAATGTACGAGTGGAAGAGAACAAAG GTGTGGATTTGACATGCTCATATTCAGGAGACTTTGGTTCAAACATTTTACTTAGATGGAAGTTTAAGGACCGAAAAGGCTCTCAGGTGTTTGTGGTTCACGATGGGAAACCAACAG CGCCGTATGCTGACCGTTTGACTGTGGATGGTACCAATCTGAGATTCTCCAAAGTCACTCGTAAAGATAATGGAGTGTACACCTGTGAGATAACCAGCGCTGACAAAACCCAAGTTGGGGAAACAGATGTGACTCTGACTGTTCTGG TGCCTCCATCTGTGCCATTTTGTAATGTCCCCTCATCGGTAACAACGGGCAGGACAGCCATCCTGTCTTGTTTTGATGAAAGCGCCTCACCGCGTCCCACATACAGGTGGTACAAAAACAACGTTCTTATGCCTGATAACCCTAGTAACGTTGCTGGCTTCAAAAACGCCACCTACAAGTTGAATTCAACCAGTGGCGAACTG AAATATCCTGCTGCAGCCAAGACAGATACAGCTGAGTACTACTGTGAGTCTGTCAATGACGCTGGCCCTCCTCAGAAATGTAGAGCTATGAAGATGGAAGTTC GCGACCTAAACACCGGAGGAATTGTTGCTGGTGTAATAGTGGCTCTGCTGCTTGTGGCCCTACTGATATTTGCCATTTGGTTTGCCAAAAAGAAAGGATATCTGCCCG caaagaaagaaag CAGTTCAAAGATGAACGCGTCTTACCACCCACCTCctagtggtggtggtgatgat GCGGATTTCACACAGAAGTCATCATTTGTGGTATAG
- the si:ch211-215c18.3 gene encoding uncharacterized protein si:ch211-215c18.3 has product MELHLSVIGCLLFGNIMITHQTTHMNPVTTFLFAPRGPQMFPCLTYLERNVRVDCEFPETYEVPGPYCEYRQDSRLVGTTFPNQVIYVSIDDRRRSNVSLVHPNLCRLTWAPMADEKPYTYTCRVYQGSTWKENSMAVHHRLLPICSAISVMFKSAPWLLSLVFSLPVAVGLLSP; this is encoded by the exons ATGGAGCTGCACCTGTCCGTCATAGGCTGTCTCCTCTTTGGCAACATAATGATAACGCATCAGACGACTCACA TGAACCCGGTGACTACATTCCTGTTTGCTCCACGTGGGCCCCAGATGTTTCCATGTCTCACCTACCTGGAGCGAAATGTCAGGGTGGACTGTGAGTTCCCGGAGACCTACGAGGTCCCCGGCCCCTACTGCGAGTATCGGCAGGACAGCCGGCTGGTGGGGACCACCTTCCCCAACCAGGTCATCTACGTGTCCATAGACGACCGTAGAAGGAGCAACGTAAGCCTGGTCCACCCTAATCTGTGCCGCCTCACCTGGGCGCCGATGGCTGATGAGAAGCCGTACACCTACACCTGCAGGGTTTATCAGGGGAGCACTTGGAAGGAGAACAGCATGGCCGTTCATCACA GGCTTCTTCCAATCTGCTCTGCAATCAGTGTTATGTTCAAATCAGCACCTTGGCTTTTATCGCTGGTGTTTTCACTTCCTGTGGCTGTGGGTCTTCTGAGTCCTTGA